Below is a window of Cytophaga hutchinsonii ATCC 33406 DNA.
TCGGTACATATGATCACCGAAGCCATGCGTATGGAGCTGAAACCTTATGGCGTGCACGCATGTGTGGTAGATCCGGGAGATTTTGCGACCAATATCAGCGATAACCGCAAAGTGGCTCATGCAGGACGATCCGGTTCGGTTTATATGGAAGAAATAAACCGTATTGAAGCCATGATCAACGCAGAGGTTGCTCATTCTTCCGACCCGTTGTTAATGGGTAAAGCCATTGAAAAGATCATCCGAAGCTCCAATCCGGATATTAATTACCTGGTAGGAAAACCAATGCAGAAATTATCCATTCTGGTAAGAAGACTTGTACCTAAAAAATGGTTTGAAAAGATCATTGCTTCCCATTACAACATGCCCGTTAAGTAGTAACCATCTTGTAATGAACCAATAAGAAGAAGTATCAAAAAGCGATATTTTTTTGTAATTTGCATTAATACTAATAATTGAAAATATGAATCCTTGGCATGACGTTTCTTTTGGAGATGAATCTCCATCAATAGTTCAATGTATCATTGAAATCCCGAGCGGAAGTAAAGCTAAATATGAATTAGATAAAGAATCTGGTTTATTACGTTTAGACCGCGTACTTTTCTCTTCTGTACACTACCCTGCCAACTACGGTTTTATCCCACGTACATACTGCGACGATAAAGATCCATTGGATGTATTGGTTATTTCTCAGGTAGAAGTAGTTCCTTTCTGTATTGTAAACGCAAAAGTAATCGGTGTTATGCGTATGCTTGACGGCGGTGAAAAAGATGATAAAATCATTGCTGTAGCTGCTGATGATATCTCCGTAAAACACTACAATGATATCAGCGACTTGCCACCACACACCATTTTAGAAGTACAGCGTTTCTTTGAAGACTACAAAAAACTTGAAAATAAAAAAGTTGTTGTTGAGGATTTCTTAGGCAGAGAAGAAGCATTGCGCATTGTGAACGAAAGCATTGAACTTTACAACGTTACGTTCAAAAAATAAGTATTGAATATTTCTTTTCAAAAAAGCCTGAGTAACTAATTACTCAGGCTTTTTTAATAGATATTTCGAACTGTATATTTTATACCTATGCTGAGAGATTGAATTATTATATCGATGTCTCTGGCATAGATTATATGTAGTATTAAAAAAAATATTGCGGAAGCTGACACCAGCGCTGTAAGATATCAGAGCAAGGATATAAATTTGTTTTTATTCCATCACCCGCTCTCTGACATACGGCGGTAGCGTACCCGGAACACCAGGCTTTTCATCAGCAGCGTCGTATAGGCTTAACCCATAAAAATCTTCCACCGAAATAATTGCCCGTTCGTTAAGTAAAGATGTATAGGCAGCAACCTGCTTTTTACCTGTTTTGTCTTTCTGCAAAAACTGCAGAAAATCCGTATACGAAACATAGCAGAACACCTCTGCTTCATACTGCGGATTCAATACTGCAGGAATAAATATACCCAGCACACGGCCTTGTGACGCTGCTTTTGAATGCATTGCATAGCTTGCTGTAATCGTATATTGTGTGAGCTCATTGCCCTTGATATACCGTTCGTCAATCGGAATCTTGCTGATATAAATACTGTCTTTACGTTTGTTTCCTGTTTTATAAAACCGTGCCTTATCTAATTTTGAGATAACTACATCCTGCGCAACAATTTCAGACAGCTGCTCATCGGCATACGTTTTAATCTTTTTTGTCCGGATAGCTTCCAGTAACAAATCGGTTAATGCAGTGTTTTGTGTCAACGCAGATTTGCTGTTTGCATCAAAGAAATAAGTCAGCTGATACGTTTCAGCAGTCTGCTTACCAGTTTGTTTGGCAGCTATCCGAAAACGATTATGAGACGCGTCAAAATCTTTCCGAAGACTTTCTGCATAACCATCTAATTGCGCTGCAAGTGTAGTAGCAGATTTATATTCACGATAACGATCCCCGTTTGTACAGTAAAAAACAGTATCCCCATACATGGTTGACACAACCATATTATCATACGCGATACGCTGTGTACGTAAGGCTTCTTCCAGCTTCATGGAATCAAGCTGGTTGATGCCGGAGTACCACATATAAGACTTTCCTGCCAATGCCTCCAATACGTGCGGATAAGAAAACGCAAGTACATATGTATTCGTAAAAGCGGTTGACACGGTTGAATCCATGCCAAGAATAAGCCATTCGTTACTGATGCGGTTTGTTTTGTCCAATTGTGTAAGTTTTTTCAGAATATGAATGCGTGTTAAACTTGCTGTGCCATACCGTTTGACTGAATACTCCCCTTCATCCGAACGCTCAACCAAAAAACGATCCGGCAATTCTGATGCTGCCAGCGTTGTGAAATAACCCGCTTCGTGATAGGTATATGCATGTATTTTTTTTGATTCGTACAACTGCATAAGAATTGCCGGCAGATCAGCTTTATTATATCCTCTGTTGAACAAGGCTGTACTGGAAGCGCTGCACATAGCCTGTAAATAAATCTGTATGGTATCAGAAACATTCTGTAATGCACCTGCAGAAAAATGGGTGTCATTTTTTATCAATGACTGCGCAAGCACAGGAACCGTATTTAGCAACGAAGCAGACGCTTGCAGGTTTGATGAAGCAACAACCGTTTTTTTACCTGTAAGGTAATTCCGCTTTACCAGTGCCTGCTTGTAATTCATCTGTACATGATGATTAACCGGGTGTACCCACGTACATGGATATGTTTCCAGATACGCCAGGCTTTCCTTCGCACGCAGATAGTAGATATAAGTTATATCTTTCTGTTTAACCTCTACAGATAGCCATTCAATAGGTAAATCTGCGATGTCTGTTATGCTTCCTCCAACAGGCTTACGGTATACACTGCATATTGCCTCGCCTATTAATTTGGTAACAGACGTTTCATTTTTAATCGCACTTATTTCAATTGCTTTTTTTATGGCCGTATTTTTTTGCAGTGTTAACACGTTTTTTTTATCCGGCATATATACCGGAATGTTATTCGCGCTGATGCCTTTCCAAAGTATGGATGCCAGATTGCAATCAAAACAAAACGCAGACGAGTCTGTTCTGGCTGAAAAAAGAACCGTTACATTATTGTAGGGTTCATAAAACGGTTTATTCCAGGCATTGTTCTTCTC
It encodes the following:
- a CDS encoding inorganic diphosphatase, with amino-acid sequence MNPWHDVSFGDESPSIVQCIIEIPSGSKAKYELDKESGLLRLDRVLFSSVHYPANYGFIPRTYCDDKDPLDVLVISQVEVVPFCIVNAKVIGVMRMLDGGEKDDKIIAVAADDISVKHYNDISDLPPHTILEVQRFFEDYKKLENKKVVVEDFLGREEALRIVNESIELYNVTFKK